From the Lysobacter sp. FW306-1B-D06B genome, one window contains:
- the lysA gene encoding diaminopimelate decarboxylase has product MTVTADVADARTFEGVDLDVLATKIQTPFYAYSANAIRGRISGLRSAFHGLDLRICYAVKANSNIAILQLMAQQGVGADIVSLGEMQRSLKAGIPAACIVFSGVGKTGEEIGAALDAGVWRFNVESTDELALLQRIASARGVTARAAVRINPDVDAQTHAKISTGKAENKFGVSIDEARGWFAAAASMSHVRLDGLHAHIGSQILSLDPFREALRRVDDFRRQLEEAGHCIASVDIGGGLGVAYRRGVDRPIPIEDYAALVRETFADFGGTLVLEPGRYLVAEAGVLLTRAIRVKHGTDRSFLVVDAAMNDLLRPSLYDAWHEIVPLHDRSGTARYDVVGPVCETGDTFARDRALPTCEAGDLLLIGAAGAYGASMASTYNSRPLIAEVLLDDGRYAIIRRRQTFEEMIAGEQLAQAWHET; this is encoded by the coding sequence ATGACCGTCACTGCAGACGTGGCCGACGCGAGGACGTTCGAGGGCGTCGATCTGGACGTCCTCGCAACGAAGATCCAGACGCCCTTCTACGCCTACTCGGCCAACGCGATCCGCGGGCGTATCTCCGGGCTGCGAAGCGCATTCCACGGCCTCGACCTGCGCATCTGCTACGCGGTCAAGGCCAATTCGAACATCGCGATCCTGCAGTTGATGGCGCAGCAGGGCGTCGGTGCCGACATCGTGTCGCTCGGCGAGATGCAGCGCAGCCTGAAGGCGGGCATTCCCGCCGCATGCATCGTCTTCTCCGGCGTTGGCAAGACGGGCGAAGAGATCGGCGCGGCGCTGGATGCGGGCGTATGGCGCTTCAACGTCGAATCGACGGACGAGCTCGCACTGCTGCAACGCATCGCCAGCGCACGCGGTGTGACCGCGCGTGCCGCGGTGCGCATCAACCCGGACGTCGACGCGCAGACACACGCGAAGATCTCCACGGGCAAGGCGGAGAACAAGTTCGGCGTCTCCATCGACGAGGCGCGTGGCTGGTTCGCCGCGGCGGCGTCGATGAGCCATGTGCGCCTGGATGGCCTGCACGCGCACATCGGTTCACAGATCCTCAGCCTGGATCCGTTCCGCGAGGCGCTGCGCCGTGTCGACGACTTCAGGCGGCAGCTGGAAGAAGCCGGCCATTGCATCGCCAGCGTGGACATCGGCGGCGGCTTGGGCGTCGCGTACCGGCGCGGTGTGGATCGGCCGATTCCGATCGAAGACTACGCCGCGCTCGTGCGCGAGACCTTCGCCGATTTCGGCGGAACGCTGGTGCTCGAACCAGGTCGATACCTGGTGGCGGAAGCGGGCGTGTTGCTGACGCGCGCGATCCGCGTCAAGCACGGCACGGACCGCAGCTTCCTCGTGGTGGACGCAGCGATGAACGACCTGTTGCGCCCTTCGCTCTACGACGCCTGGCACGAGATCGTGCCGCTGCACGATCGCAGCGGGACGGCGCGTTACGACGTGGTCGGGCCGGTGTGCGAAACCGGCGACACCTTCGCCCGCGATCGCGCCCTGCCGACTTGTGAGGCCGGCGATCTGTTGCTGATCGGCGCCGCGGGCGCGTACGGTGCGTCCATGGCATCCACCTACAATTCGCGGCCGCTCATCGCGGAAGTTCTGCTCGACGACGGCCGCTACGCGATCATCCGTCGGCGCCAGACTTTCGAGGAGATGATCGCCGGCGAGCAGCTTGCGCAGGCATGGCATGAAACCTGA
- a CDS encoding ShlB/FhaC/HecB family hemolysin secretion/activation protein: protein MGTLGGWLAPLSLVMAQVSPDSQELLRQQERERALREQQERAPDVRLQEPAAALERLPVDESPCFRIESIRLDGEGAELFRWALKAADPKDDPATGRCLGTGAINVVMKRVQNAIIAKGFVTTRVLAAPQELKDTQTLTFTIVPGRIRAIRFADGMSPDATLWNAIPAKPGDLLNLRDIEQGIENFKRVPTAQADIQIVPADGADAQPGQSDLVITWAQQRQVRLGLSLDDSGSASTGKVQAGATLSVDHALHANDLFYVNVGHGVLNGNRKGTESWAAHYDLPYGYWLIGANASAYDYRQTVAGHSQTYVYSGSSGNADVRLSRLLYRDATSKFGAYTRAWARDSKTYIDDTEIEVQRRRAGGWEAGFTWRQFIGKATLDANAALRHGTGAFGSLQAPEELFDEGTSRMKVITADAQLNMPFQIGNQALRYTGSWRAQWNRTPLTPQDRFAIGGRYTVRGFDGEVSLTGERGWLVRNDLGLTLGGGQELYVGADYGHVGGPATAWQLGDHLAGAVVGLRGGWKGGYWDVFVGAPIDKPNGFPTAYTTTGFSLGWSF from the coding sequence ATGGGAACGCTCGGTGGGTGGCTGGCGCCGCTGTCGCTGGTGATGGCGCAGGTTTCGCCTGACAGTCAGGAGCTGTTGCGGCAGCAGGAGCGCGAGCGCGCCCTGCGCGAGCAGCAGGAGCGGGCACCCGATGTGCGCTTGCAGGAGCCGGCCGCCGCCCTGGAGCGGTTGCCGGTCGACGAGTCGCCGTGCTTCCGTATTGAAAGCATTCGCCTCGACGGCGAAGGTGCCGAGCTATTCCGTTGGGCGTTGAAAGCGGCCGACCCGAAAGACGACCCGGCCACCGGCCGCTGCCTGGGTACGGGCGCCATTAACGTGGTGATGAAGCGCGTGCAGAACGCGATCATCGCCAAGGGGTTCGTCACCACGCGTGTTCTGGCTGCTCCGCAGGAGTTGAAGGACACCCAGACGCTCACGTTCACGATCGTGCCTGGACGCATCCGCGCGATCCGCTTCGCCGACGGCATGAGTCCGGACGCAACGCTGTGGAATGCCATCCCGGCCAAGCCGGGCGATCTGCTGAATTTGCGCGACATAGAGCAGGGGATCGAGAACTTCAAACGTGTGCCGACCGCGCAGGCCGACATCCAGATCGTGCCGGCGGACGGAGCCGATGCGCAGCCTGGACAGAGCGACCTGGTCATCACCTGGGCGCAGCAACGCCAAGTGCGTCTGGGGTTGTCGCTGGACGACTCGGGTAGCGCGTCGACGGGCAAGGTGCAGGCCGGCGCGACACTGTCGGTGGATCACGCCCTGCACGCCAACGATCTGTTCTACGTGAACGTGGGTCATGGCGTGTTGAACGGCAACCGCAAGGGCACGGAAAGCTGGGCAGCGCACTACGACCTGCCTTACGGGTACTGGCTCATCGGGGCCAACGCCAGTGCCTACGACTACCGCCAGACCGTGGCGGGGCACTCGCAGACCTATGTCTACAGCGGCAGCAGCGGCAACGCCGATGTGCGTCTGTCGCGACTGCTCTATCGCGATGCCACGAGCAAGTTCGGCGCATACACCCGTGCCTGGGCGCGCGATTCGAAAACGTACATCGATGACACCGAGATCGAAGTGCAACGCCGTCGCGCGGGCGGTTGGGAAGCCGGATTTACCTGGCGCCAGTTCATCGGCAAGGCCACGCTCGACGCCAATGCGGCCCTTCGGCACGGCACCGGCGCGTTCGGTTCCCTGCAAGCACCGGAGGAGCTGTTCGACGAAGGCACCTCGCGCATGAAGGTCATCACCGCCGACGCGCAGCTCAATATGCCCTTCCAGATCGGAAACCAGGCCCTGCGCTACACCGGCAGCTGGCGCGCACAGTGGAACCGCACGCCGCTGACGCCGCAGGACCGCTTCGCGATTGGCGGGCGCTACACGGTACGGGGCTTCGACGGAGAAGTTTCGCTCACCGGTGAGCGCGGCTGGCTCGTGCGCAACGACCTGGGTCTGACGCTCGGTGGCGGCCAGGAACTGTACGTGGGTGCCGACTACGGCCATGTCGGCGGTCCCGCCACGGCGTGGCAGCTGGGCGATCACCTGGCCGGCGCCGTGGTCGGCCTGCGCGGTGGTTGGAAAGGCGGCTATTGGGATGTGTTCGTGGGCGCGCCCATCGACAAACCCAATGGCTTTCCGACCGCGTACACCACGACCGGTTTCAGCCTGGGCTGGTCGTTCTGA
- a CDS encoding serine hydrolase domain-containing protein, giving the protein MRIPSWLLGTVLLLAGCASRGPSMQDHIDALMRQYDGPVPGASVLVLRDGDAVVRRTYGMADLEAGVAATPATHYRLASISKQFTATAVLLLAQDGRLGLDDPVRRWLPSLPAAADTVTIRHLLTHTSGLIDYEDVMDPADPRQVHDADVLRLLESQDRTYFAPGAGYRYSNSGYALLALIVERASGQRYAQFLRERIFLPLHMDDAVAFEAGISQVRDRAYGYSFVDGAWKRTDQSTTSAVLGDGGIYASIDDLAKWDAALYDGRLLPVETSRAAFTPATQTDDPDVQYGFGWRITGETLWHSGESIGFRNVIVRWPKRHLTVVVLTNRDDPEPYETAKKISALAMRDPAPR; this is encoded by the coding sequence ATGCGCATCCCTTCCTGGCTTCTGGGCACCGTCCTGCTCCTCGCCGGTTGCGCGAGCAGAGGACCCTCCATGCAAGACCACATCGATGCGCTGATGCGCCAGTACGACGGCCCCGTCCCGGGCGCTTCGGTGCTGGTGCTGCGCGACGGCGACGCCGTGGTGCGCCGCACTTACGGCATGGCGGACCTGGAAGCGGGCGTCGCCGCCACGCCGGCCACTCACTACCGCCTCGCCTCGATCAGCAAGCAGTTCACCGCCACGGCCGTGCTGCTGCTTGCGCAGGACGGCCGGCTCGGCCTGGACGATCCGGTCCGACGCTGGCTCCCGTCCCTGCCCGCCGCAGCGGACACGGTGACGATCCGCCACCTGCTCACGCACACCTCGGGCCTGATCGACTACGAGGACGTGATGGACCCGGCCGATCCGCGCCAGGTGCATGACGCCGACGTGCTGCGATTGCTCGAATCGCAGGACCGCACGTACTTCGCGCCCGGTGCCGGCTATCGCTACAGCAACAGCGGCTATGCGCTGCTGGCGTTGATCGTGGAGCGCGCGTCAGGCCAGCGCTATGCGCAGTTCCTGCGCGAGCGGATCTTCCTGCCGCTGCACATGGACGATGCGGTCGCGTTCGAGGCGGGCATCTCGCAGGTGCGCGATCGCGCCTACGGCTACAGCTTCGTGGACGGCGCATGGAAACGCACCGACCAGAGCACGACCAGTGCGGTGCTCGGCGACGGCGGCATCTATGCCTCGATCGACGATCTGGCGAAGTGGGACGCGGCGCTCTACGACGGCCGGCTGCTTCCGGTGGAAACGTCGCGCGCGGCGTTCACGCCCGCCACGCAGACCGACGATCCGGACGTGCAGTACGGCTTCGGCTGGCGCATCACCGGTGAGACCCTGTGGCATTCGGGCGAAAGCATCGGTTTCCGCAACGTCATCGTGCGCTGGCCGAAACGCCATCTCACCGTCGTCGTGCTGACCAACCGCGACGATCCGGAACCTTATGAGACGGCGAAGAAGATCAGTGCGCTGGCAATGCGCGATCCGGCTCCGCGCTGA
- a CDS encoding M15 family metallopeptidase — protein sequence MSKTTAQLRRLWHEFECGEDAMVLIPFGPDKIRVAPPTTEAFEALAAVLHHHGYEIRTQDTDSYNCRTITGGAGKSLHSYGIAVDVNWQTNPFKDHQGTRQVRFSQEDTQALRARDVRFGRADTDMTAAMIDDVRKIRTRAGIPVFEWGGSWGGHKDCMHFELDVSPEELAAGLDRESIVGLAAYLATLEGHAPEPSTLTVMPTVSPLSTSTERFEVIARDGLRLRTGPSTGHDIKRVLPAGTQLFVMNRSEGWALVDLLGDGLADGFVSAAFLRALDGASPVAIAAAPAIVPVETGRADITGNVTAELVARMFPSTPKANIVTHLPDVLAGLHAGGLGDRDMVLMALATIRAETEGFRPISEGRSGFNTRTHPFDLYDPGTRVGSNLGNTEPGDGARFKGRGFVQLTGRDNYRRIGGQIGTDLIGNPELANDSRVAGRILAQFLRNCQPRLRAALAANDLVKARRCVNGGTHGMSRFRDAWERGEAAIPG from the coding sequence ATGTCCAAGACCACCGCGCAATTGCGCCGCCTCTGGCATGAATTCGAATGCGGGGAGGACGCGATGGTCCTCATCCCGTTCGGACCGGACAAGATCCGGGTGGCGCCACCGACGACGGAAGCATTCGAGGCACTCGCCGCGGTGCTGCATCACCACGGCTACGAAATCCGCACGCAGGACACCGACAGCTACAACTGCCGCACCATCACGGGCGGCGCCGGCAAGAGCCTGCATTCCTATGGCATCGCCGTGGATGTGAACTGGCAGACCAATCCGTTCAAGGATCACCAGGGCACGCGGCAGGTGCGGTTCTCGCAAGAGGACACGCAGGCCCTGCGCGCGCGCGACGTGCGTTTCGGCCGCGCCGACACCGACATGACGGCGGCGATGATCGACGACGTGCGCAAGATCCGCACGCGCGCCGGTATCCCGGTGTTCGAATGGGGCGGCAGCTGGGGGGGCCACAAGGACTGCATGCATTTCGAACTGGATGTCTCGCCGGAAGAACTTGCGGCGGGGCTGGACCGTGAGTCGATCGTGGGACTGGCGGCCTATCTGGCCACGCTGGAAGGCCACGCTCCGGAACCATCGACGCTCACGGTCATGCCCACGGTGTCGCCGCTGTCGACATCCACCGAGCGCTTCGAAGTGATCGCACGCGACGGACTGCGCCTTCGCACGGGGCCTTCGACCGGCCACGACATCAAGCGCGTCCTGCCCGCCGGCACGCAGTTGTTCGTCATGAATCGAAGCGAAGGCTGGGCGCTGGTCGACCTGCTCGGCGATGGTCTGGCCGACGGCTTCGTGAGCGCGGCCTTCCTGCGCGCGCTAGACGGCGCTTCGCCTGTCGCGATCGCCGCCGCGCCTGCAATCGTGCCCGTGGAAACCGGACGCGCGGACATCACAGGCAACGTGACCGCCGAGCTGGTCGCACGCATGTTCCCCAGCACGCCCAAGGCGAACATCGTCACGCACCTGCCCGACGTGCTCGCAGGACTGCATGCCGGTGGACTGGGCGACCGGGACATGGTGCTGATGGCGCTGGCCACCATCCGCGCGGAAACCGAAGGCTTCCGCCCGATCTCCGAAGGCCGCAGCGGTTTCAACACGCGCACGCATCCCTTCGATCTGTACGACCCGGGCACACGGGTGGGCAGCAATCTGGGCAACACCGAACCCGGTGACGGAGCGCGGTTCAAGGGCCGCGGATTCGTGCAACTGACGGGACGCGACAACTATCGCCGCATCGGCGGACAGATCGGTACGGATCTCATCGGCAATCCGGAACTGGCCAACGACAGCCGAGTGGCGGGCCGGATCCTCGCGCAGTTCCTGCGCAACTGCCAACCCCGCCTGCGCGCCGCGCTCGCCGCGAACGATCTGGTCAAGGCGCGACGCTGCGTCAACGGAGGCACGCACGGCATGTCGCGGTTCCGCGATGCGTGGGAGCGGGGTGAGGCAGCGATTCCCGGCTGA
- a CDS encoding dsDNA nuclease domain-containing protein has product MSSNVIADFMSAAPLAEEGGAISADRFDYQKNWALARLLSLHQGDGNYVLLCELHEDIAVLDCSEQPKMAAFYQIKTNAGGAWTLKKLTNRKQGKAGSSLPSILGRLCAKAAELTDQKVTFQFVTNEGSGFSFKGLDTAKAACSSGQRLFEALSSSEWATLKGCLADELGHDFSVALQDQLTVSVAQIHLTKHNETTVGLVANFLEEHAPNAHIQPKTFYRTLFDELRRRTVAPRPIGRISDVCKAKGIDREAFDAMLASARSVAPAAAAWTHIQAELHSDGVSLLARRKLKDAYPGYFSRMQSPLDAAFRRDRRLLVAASERAMSEDQTLLAFAEAAVEIAHKDPSYGASGMSAEQELIVVMMAFYETHPH; this is encoded by the coding sequence ATGAGTTCCAACGTCATTGCTGACTTCATGTCTGCTGCTCCGTTAGCAGAGGAGGGCGGCGCGATCTCGGCCGATCGATTCGACTATCAGAAGAATTGGGCGCTCGCACGCCTTCTAAGCCTCCATCAGGGGGATGGCAACTACGTGCTGCTTTGCGAGCTTCACGAGGACATTGCTGTCCTTGACTGCTCCGAACAGCCCAAGATGGCCGCGTTCTATCAGATTAAGACCAACGCCGGCGGCGCTTGGACTTTGAAGAAATTAACGAACCGCAAGCAGGGTAAGGCCGGGAGTTCCCTGCCCTCCATCTTGGGCCGACTTTGCGCTAAGGCGGCGGAACTGACGGATCAAAAGGTGACGTTTCAATTCGTCACCAACGAGGGCAGCGGTTTCAGCTTCAAGGGGCTAGATACTGCAAAAGCGGCGTGTTCTTCTGGACAGCGCCTCTTCGAGGCGTTGAGTTCGAGTGAGTGGGCAACCCTCAAGGGTTGCTTAGCTGATGAGTTGGGACACGATTTCAGTGTTGCTTTGCAGGATCAGCTGACGGTTTCAGTTGCTCAGATTCACCTGACCAAGCACAACGAAACCACCGTTGGCCTGGTGGCAAACTTCCTGGAAGAGCATGCGCCTAACGCGCACATTCAACCAAAAACGTTCTATCGGACATTGTTCGATGAATTGCGGCGAAGAACCGTCGCCCCAAGGCCCATCGGCCGCATCTCTGACGTGTGCAAGGCGAAAGGCATCGATAGGGAGGCGTTCGACGCCATGCTTGCCAGTGCTCGTTCCGTTGCACCAGCCGCTGCCGCTTGGACTCATATCCAAGCTGAGCTTCACTCGGATGGCGTTTCCCTTCTCGCAAGGCGAAAGCTCAAAGACGCTTATCCGGGTTATTTCTCAAGGATGCAGAGTCCCCTCGATGCGGCTTTCCGCCGAGACCGACGACTTCTCGTCGCAGCCAGTGAGCGCGCGATGTCTGAAGATCAAACTCTGCTTGCATTCGCCGAAGCTGCGGTAGAAATCGCACATAAAGACCCAAGCTATGGCGCCTCCGGCATGTCTGCCGAGCAGGAACTCATCGTTGTGATGATGGCCTTCTATGAAACCCACCCCCATTAA
- a CDS encoding M15 family metallopeptidase, whose amino-acid sequence MNVSPAATPEAAGLVDLRTLVPDIDLDIRYAGHDNFTGAPVDGYGAPRCYLLAPAAQAIQRAEAVLRAQGLRLRIYDCYRPARAVRRFIAWAHDDDQRTKPDYYPALEKRDLLGEYISPTSGHSRGATIDLTLMQCDAAGACSPLDMGTPFDFFDPLANTDSPRATPQQRANRERLREAMRSAGLRNYPMEWWHYTLDPEPAPKVFYDVPIR is encoded by the coding sequence ATGAACGTATCGCCGGCCGCCACGCCCGAAGCCGCGGGTTTGGTGGATCTGCGCACGCTCGTTCCGGACATCGATCTCGACATCCGCTACGCCGGCCACGACAACTTCACCGGCGCACCCGTCGACGGCTACGGCGCACCGCGCTGCTACCTGCTCGCGCCGGCCGCGCAGGCGATCCAGCGCGCCGAAGCTGTGCTGCGTGCGCAAGGCCTGCGCCTGCGCATCTACGATTGCTACCGTCCCGCGCGCGCGGTTCGTCGATTCATCGCTTGGGCGCACGACGACGATCAGCGTACGAAGCCGGACTACTACCCGGCGTTGGAGAAGCGCGACCTGCTGGGCGAGTACATTTCGCCGACCTCGGGACACAGTCGCGGAGCGACGATCGATCTCACGCTGATGCAATGCGACGCGGCAGGCGCGTGTTCGCCGCTCGACATGGGCACGCCGTTCGACTTCTTCGATCCGCTGGCCAACACTGATTCGCCGCGCGCGACACCGCAGCAGCGCGCCAACCGCGAACGCCTGCGCGAAGCGATGCGCAGCGCGGGCCTGCGCAACTACCCGATGGAGTGGTGGCACTACACGCTCGATCCGGAACCGGCGCCGAAGGTGTTCTACGACGTGCCGATCCGGTAG
- a CDS encoding serine hydrolase, with amino-acid sequence MKPERRFRGFLLALSLAWLPAHAQTDRAAVDAIFDDVVARYRLPGLALGIVEDGRVVYSRTAGELVAGEGERIDADTLFKVASNSKSMTTATLARLVDAGKLRWDDPVVKWLPQFRMHDAWVGQQMQVRDLLIHNSGLRAGAGDLMLWPEPNTFTRADIIHGLAYLKPYRSFRSGYDYDNLMYIVAGEVAAAAGGASYETLVRREVFEPLGMTRCQIGEWNRREVGNVAQPHRREGERNVPVRSDGDIVRATTMDPAGGVRCSLNDMLRWTANWLKPEAKNAGWLSQEQRQALWAPQMPMPVSKRMREWDHSHFSAYGYGWRLADVDGVFKVAHTGTLMGMYSAVTMLPDKGAGFVILINGEGEDARTALTQVLVKRYTSGDPALSVAHYAGLLEKEEAARPAAEKAPDTSRRRRATAKELAPHLGVYRDPWFGEVTLCRDGDAVRLRARKSPQLDGVVQKVGDRWLVDWDDPSVDAEAWLDMAGNGLRMAKVDPQADFSYDYEDLAFERVGNCP; translated from the coding sequence ATGAAACCTGAGCGACGTTTCCGCGGCTTCCTCCTGGCCCTGTCGCTGGCGTGGCTGCCGGCGCACGCGCAAACCGATCGCGCCGCGGTCGATGCGATCTTCGACGACGTCGTCGCGCGTTATCGCCTTCCCGGGCTCGCGCTGGGCATCGTCGAGGATGGGCGCGTGGTGTACTCGCGCACGGCGGGCGAACTCGTGGCGGGCGAGGGCGAACGCATCGACGCGGACACCTTGTTCAAGGTCGCTTCGAACAGCAAGTCGATGACCACCGCGACGCTGGCGCGGCTGGTCGACGCCGGCAAGCTGCGCTGGGACGACCCGGTCGTGAAGTGGCTGCCGCAATTCCGCATGCATGACGCGTGGGTGGGCCAGCAGATGCAGGTGCGGGACCTGCTGATTCACAACAGCGGCCTGCGCGCCGGCGCGGGCGATCTGATGCTGTGGCCGGAGCCGAACACGTTCACGCGGGCGGACATCATCCATGGGCTTGCCTACCTCAAGCCGTACCGCAGTTTCCGGTCGGGCTACGACTACGACAACCTGATGTACATCGTCGCCGGCGAAGTCGCCGCCGCGGCGGGCGGCGCGTCGTACGAAACGCTGGTTCGACGCGAAGTGTTCGAACCGCTGGGCATGACGCGCTGCCAGATCGGCGAATGGAACCGGCGCGAGGTCGGCAACGTCGCCCAGCCGCACCGTCGCGAAGGCGAGCGCAACGTTCCGGTGCGCAGCGACGGCGACATCGTGCGCGCCACCACGATGGACCCCGCCGGCGGCGTGCGCTGCAGCCTCAACGACATGCTGCGCTGGACCGCCAACTGGCTGAAGCCGGAGGCGAAGAACGCCGGCTGGCTTTCGCAGGAACAACGCCAGGCCCTGTGGGCGCCGCAGATGCCGATGCCCGTTTCCAAGCGCATGCGCGAATGGGACCACAGTCACTTCTCCGCGTACGGTTACGGATGGCGGCTGGCCGACGTGGACGGCGTGTTCAAGGTCGCGCACACCGGCACGTTGATGGGCATGTACTCGGCGGTGACGATGCTGCCCGACAAGGGCGCCGGCTTCGTCATCCTCATCAACGGCGAGGGTGAAGATGCGCGCACCGCACTGACGCAGGTTCTGGTCAAGCGCTACACCTCGGGCGATCCCGCGCTGTCCGTCGCGCATTACGCAGGCCTGCTTGAGAAGGAAGAAGCGGCCCGACCCGCCGCCGAAAAGGCGCCGGATACGTCGCGTCGCCGTCGTGCCACCGCGAAGGAACTCGCTCCGCACCTGGGCGTGTACCGCGATCCCTGGTTCGGCGAAGTGACGTTGTGTCGCGATGGCGATGCGGTTCGCCTGCGCGCGCGCAAGTCGCCGCAGCTGGACGGCGTGGTGCAGAAGGTCGGCGATCGCTGGCTCGTCGACTGGGACGATCCGAGCGTGGACGCCGAGGCCTGGCTCGACATGGCTGGCAACGGGTTGCGCATGGCGAAGGTCGATCCGCAGGCCGATTTCAGCTACGACTACGAAGACCTCGCGTTCGAGCGCGTCGGGAACTGCCCGTGA